One window of the Rhizorhabdus dicambivorans genome contains the following:
- a CDS encoding DNA modification methylase yields the protein MKSIRPTNEVSQNSPASWANLRLQIEYRSPVDLKTYHRRLRKADERLVADIMRSLGTFGCVSPLLIDANDVVVDGEKVAEAAKRLGIAEIPVVRLEHLSPEEVRLLRLNLNQLQTQGEWDLEQLSVEFGELLKVELPVSVAESGFSLAQIDGIVFGKAAVGKQEPEIPGGPDVARLGDLWLLGGQRIFCGSSLERESFEILMGNERAQMVFTDSPYNVKIAGNVSGLGKKTHRDFVQGVGEFDEDGFIEFQTSYIRNLADFCEDGSLLYLCMDHRHMWEIQSGIRANGLAHVNLAIWNKLSGAMGSFLRSQHELIFIVKKGKAPHRNNVRLGANGRNRSNIFDFPGMSRFGKGRDDQLALHSTCKPVPLVAECILDVTDKGEIVLDCFLGSGTTLIAAERTGRLCRGMELDPLYVDVAIRRWQAMTDQDAVLAATGQTFRELELGRLQPASAEISPKAIISPRPRSRAI from the coding sequence ATGAAGAGTATTCGACCGACGAACGAAGTATCGCAGAACAGCCCGGCTTCATGGGCCAACCTACGTCTCCAGATCGAATATCGATCGCCCGTTGACCTCAAGACATATCATCGTCGATTGAGAAAGGCGGACGAGCGACTGGTCGCTGATATAATGCGGTCACTGGGAACGTTCGGCTGCGTGAGCCCATTGCTCATCGACGCCAATGATGTCGTTGTCGATGGCGAGAAGGTGGCGGAAGCGGCCAAACGGCTTGGTATCGCCGAGATCCCTGTGGTGCGCCTGGAGCATTTGAGTCCTGAGGAAGTCAGGCTGCTGAGGCTCAACCTTAACCAGCTTCAAACGCAGGGGGAGTGGGATCTCGAACAGCTAAGTGTCGAGTTTGGCGAATTGCTCAAAGTCGAGTTGCCTGTCTCAGTAGCAGAATCGGGTTTCTCGCTAGCCCAAATCGATGGCATCGTTTTCGGGAAGGCGGCGGTGGGGAAGCAGGAGCCTGAAATTCCTGGAGGTCCCGACGTTGCTCGCCTCGGCGATTTGTGGCTGCTTGGTGGACAGCGGATTTTTTGTGGATCTTCCCTCGAACGGGAAAGCTTTGAAATCCTGATGGGCAATGAACGTGCCCAAATGGTGTTTACCGATAGCCCATATAATGTAAAAATTGCAGGAAATGTCAGCGGTTTAGGTAAGAAGACCCATCGCGATTTCGTTCAAGGCGTTGGTGAGTTCGATGAGGACGGCTTCATCGAGTTCCAGACCAGCTACATTCGGAATCTCGCTGATTTTTGCGAGGATGGGTCCTTGCTTTATCTATGCATGGACCATCGGCACATGTGGGAAATCCAGTCGGGGATCCGTGCCAATGGTCTGGCCCATGTGAATCTAGCGATCTGGAACAAGCTTTCGGGCGCGATGGGATCCTTCTTAAGGTCACAGCACGAACTGATCTTCATCGTGAAGAAGGGGAAGGCACCACACCGTAACAATGTGAGGCTGGGCGCTAACGGCCGCAACCGTTCCAACATATTTGACTTTCCCGGAATGAGCCGGTTCGGCAAGGGTCGCGACGATCAGTTGGCTCTGCATAGCACCTGCAAACCGGTACCGCTGGTTGCCGAATGTATCTTGGATGTCACCGACAAGGGCGAAATCGTACTCGATTGCTTCCTGGGGTCGGGCACGACTTTGATTGCTGCGGAGCGGACGGGCCGTCTGTGTCGCGGCATGGAGCTTGATCCGCTTTATGTCGATGTAGCGATTCGGCGGTGGCAAGCGATGACCGACCAAGATGCGGTGTTGGCGGCTACCGGTCAGACATTCAGGGAGCTAGAGCTCGGGCGCCTGCAACCCGCCTCTGCTGAGATATCGCCTAAGGCGATCATCAGTCCACGGCCGCGCTCGCGCGCGATCTGA